A single window of Granulicella mallensis MP5ACTX8 DNA harbors:
- a CDS encoding NAD-dependent epimerase/dehydratase family protein: MNDRKEFLVTGASGFFGGILKQRLLAEGFAVTNIDLVADADSHPALTSIQGDIRDAALLARTFAEHKFEAVFHCAAMLAHDVQDDNLLWSSNVDGTRLVAEAALAAGVTRFIFISTNCLWGEGLAREVTEQEVPAPVELYGHSKLAAEKQLDSLRSEHPELQVITLRCPTIMDSGRLGLLAILFEFIDDGKKVWVVGDGSNRYQFIYAQDLATACLQCLNYAGSNLFHIGSDQVPTMRGMYENVIRTAGSRSRVASLPKAPTIAMMKLAHKLNISPLGPYHYRMIAENFIFDTTRIRHELGWAPTFTNEQMLLRSFEYYREHRRAIHERTDVSAHSKAAPMGIIRLLKWLS, translated from the coding sequence GTGAACGATCGCAAAGAGTTTCTGGTCACCGGCGCCTCCGGCTTCTTCGGCGGCATCCTCAAGCAACGGCTGCTGGCGGAAGGCTTCGCCGTCACCAACATCGACCTCGTCGCCGACGCAGACTCCCACCCCGCGCTCACCAGCATCCAGGGCGACATCCGCGACGCAGCCCTGCTCGCCCGCACCTTCGCCGAGCACAAGTTCGAGGCAGTCTTTCACTGCGCCGCCATGCTGGCGCACGACGTCCAGGACGACAACCTGCTCTGGAGTTCCAACGTAGACGGTACGCGGCTCGTAGCCGAGGCCGCGCTGGCGGCAGGCGTGACGCGGTTCATCTTCATCTCGACGAACTGCCTGTGGGGTGAGGGCCTGGCACGCGAAGTAACAGAACAAGAGGTGCCCGCGCCCGTGGAACTCTACGGCCACTCGAAGCTGGCTGCAGAAAAGCAGCTCGATTCTCTGCGCTCGGAACACCCGGAGCTGCAGGTCATCACGCTGCGCTGCCCGACGATCATGGACAGCGGCCGGCTGGGTCTGCTCGCGATTCTGTTCGAGTTCATCGATGATGGGAAAAAGGTATGGGTGGTGGGGGACGGCTCCAACCGCTACCAGTTCATCTACGCGCAGGACCTCGCCACGGCCTGCCTCCAATGCCTCAACTACGCCGGATCGAACCTGTTTCATATCGGGTCGGACCAGGTGCCGACGATGCGCGGCATGTACGAGAACGTGATCCGCACCGCGGGCAGTAGGTCGCGCGTGGCCTCCTTGCCCAAGGCTCCGACGATTGCGATGATGAAGCTCGCGCACAAGCTGAATATCTCTCCGCTGGGCCCCTATCACTACCGCATGATCGCCGAGAACTTCATCTTCGATACCACCCGCATCCGCCACGAGTTGGGGTGGGCACCGACGTTTACGAACGAGCAGATGTTGCTGCGCTCCTTCGAGTACTACCGCGAACATCGCCGCGCCATCCACGAACGCACGGACGTGTCGGCCCACTCGAAGGCTGCGCCCATGGGGATCATCCGGTTGCTGAAGTGGCTCTCGTAA
- a CDS encoding phosphoribosylanthranilate isomerase: protein MFIKICANTNLADAQLAVELGADAVGFVFAPSKRQMTLEQAESIARLLPAGVEKVGVFATDDPYEVEHSMAASALTVAQLHNEFDQGMVQALSGEFGGKLKIIQAVSYEVNATERAAADARFEAALRAVLAEPAIWAVLLDAAKGGVSGGLGTTFDWAHAAPIVRRVYASAQDGKRELPKLILAGGLHAENVGTAIAEFAPWGVDVASGVEAAPGRKDPAKLKAFIAAARDAVR, encoded by the coding sequence ATGTTCATCAAGATCTGTGCCAATACGAATCTCGCCGATGCCCAACTCGCCGTCGAACTGGGGGCGGATGCCGTCGGGTTCGTCTTCGCGCCGAGCAAGCGCCAGATGACGCTGGAGCAGGCGGAGAGCATTGCGCGTTTGCTTCCTGCCGGTGTGGAGAAGGTCGGTGTCTTTGCGACCGACGATCCCTATGAGGTGGAGCACTCTATGGCTGCCTCGGCGCTCACGGTGGCGCAGCTCCATAACGAGTTCGACCAGGGGATGGTGCAGGCTTTGTCCGGAGAATTCGGGGGCAAGCTGAAGATCATCCAGGCCGTGTCGTATGAGGTAAATGCGACGGAGCGCGCGGCTGCGGACGCTCGCTTTGAGGCGGCGTTGAGAGCGGTTCTCGCGGAGCCTGCGATCTGGGCCGTGCTGCTGGATGCGGCGAAGGGCGGGGTTTCGGGTGGATTGGGAACGACCTTTGATTGGGCGCACGCTGCGCCGATCGTACGGCGGGTGTACGCGAGCGCACAGGATGGGAAGCGCGAGCTTCCGAAGCTGATTCTTGCCGGTGGATTGCACGCAGAGAACGTGGGGACGGCCATTGCCGAGTTTGCGCCGTGGGGCGTGGATGTGGCCAGTGGTGTTGAAGCAGCGCCCGGACGCAAAGATCCTGCGAAGTTGAAGGCTTTTATTGCGGCGGCGCGGGATGCGGTGCGTTAG
- the rplU gene encoding 50S ribosomal protein L21, which produces MYAVIRTGGKQYRVAPGDTVRIEKSEHENGTLEFSDVVAVSGEEGKFEQDLGGAKVLAEVVSEGRGDKILVFHYKRKKQYKKLQGHRQSFVEVKINEILVGGKSFKAEAK; this is translated from the coding sequence ATGTACGCAGTCATTCGCACCGGTGGAAAGCAATACCGCGTGGCCCCCGGCGATACCGTCCGGATTGAGAAGAGCGAGCACGAAAACGGCACGCTGGAGTTCTCCGACGTTGTTGCTGTCAGCGGCGAAGAGGGCAAGTTTGAGCAGGATCTGGGCGGCGCGAAGGTGCTGGCCGAGGTCGTCAGCGAAGGCCGTGGCGACAAGATTCTCGTGTTCCACTACAAGCGCAAGAAGCAGTACAAGAAGCTGCAGGGCCATCGCCAGAGCTTCGTTGAAGTCAAGATCAACGAGATCCTCGTCGGCGGCAAGAGCTTCAAGGCTGAAGCCAAGTAA
- a CDS encoding Uma2 family endonuclease yields the protein MASSVLVPVREYLQTTYRPDRDYIDGELKERNVGEQPHAHLQGIISGIFREKRTIWGVRALPEQRIQVSPQRYRIPDICVIRSTDPKDPIISFAPLLCVEILSKDDSLGELQERVNDYAGMGVKDIWAIDPWKRLGYQASKQGFTQPSDGILRVVGTPIEVSLAGIFTELDES from the coding sequence ATGGCAAGCTCGGTTCTTGTTCCTGTCCGCGAGTACCTGCAAACGACCTATCGGCCCGACCGCGACTACATCGATGGCGAATTGAAGGAGCGGAACGTGGGAGAGCAGCCGCACGCGCATTTGCAAGGCATTATTTCTGGCATCTTTCGGGAAAAACGAACGATATGGGGTGTGCGAGCTCTTCCAGAGCAGCGGATTCAGGTCTCTCCTCAGCGCTACCGCATTCCAGATATATGCGTGATTCGGAGCACCGATCCCAAAGATCCGATCATCAGTTTTGCCCCTCTGCTCTGCGTCGAAATTCTTTCGAAGGATGATTCTCTCGGAGAGTTGCAAGAGCGGGTCAACGATTACGCGGGCATGGGTGTGAAAGATATCTGGGCCATCGATCCATGGAAGCGGCTGGGTTATCAGGCTTCTAAACAAGGCTTTACGCAGCCCAGTGACGGCATCCTGCGCGTTGTTGGAACCCCTATCGAAGTCTCGCTTGCCGGAATCTTTACGGAACTGGACGAATCTTAA
- the rpmA gene encoding 50S ribosomal protein L27: MAHKKGLGSSKNGRDSNAQRLGVKRFGGETVTGGSILVRQRGTPLKAGKNVGRGSDDTLFAKVSGVVKFADRGQLGRFVSIEPTVAA; the protein is encoded by the coding sequence ATGGCACATAAAAAAGGTCTAGGAAGCTCTAAAAATGGTCGCGACTCCAACGCGCAGCGCCTCGGCGTCAAGCGCTTCGGCGGAGAAACCGTCACCGGCGGATCGATTCTCGTCCGCCAGCGTGGCACACCGCTGAAGGCCGGCAAGAACGTCGGTCGCGGCAGCGACGACACGCTCTTCGCCAAGGTCAGCGGCGTGGTCAAGTTCGCCGATCGCGGACAGCTCGGTCGCTTCGTCTCGATCGAGCCGACCGTCGCAGCGTAA
- the trpB gene encoding tryptophan synthase subunit beta produces the protein MSSTAIPTITSAAPVSATPGRFGIYGGRYVPETLMAALLELDHAYEQAQADAAFHAELDGLLKDYVGRPTPLYFAKRLTETLGGAKIYLKREDLLHTGAHKINNALGQALLARRMGKQRIIAETGAGQHGVATATVCALFGLECVVYMGEEDMRRQELNVFRMRLLGAEVRGVASGSATLKDAINEAMRDWVTNVRTTFYILGSALGSHPYPTMVRDFHRVISKESKRQILEHEGRLPDAIVACVGGGSNAIGAFYEYIPEPNVALIGVEAGGRGTALGEHAARFQKIGGGIPGVLQGTYSYVLQDDAGQVATTHSVSAGLDYASVGPEHAMLHDSGRATYTSATDAEALNAVSVLSRTEGIIPALESAHAVAEAIKLAPKMGKDKILMVNVSGRGDKDIGIMTREMNLSGATAQKVSA, from the coding sequence ATGAGCTCGACCGCAATACCCACGATTACCTCTGCAGCGCCGGTGAGCGCGACTCCCGGACGCTTCGGCATCTACGGCGGCCGCTATGTGCCGGAGACCCTGATGGCCGCGCTACTCGAGCTCGACCATGCGTACGAGCAGGCCCAGGCTGATGCTGCGTTTCATGCAGAGCTCGATGGCCTGCTGAAGGACTACGTCGGCCGTCCTACGCCGCTGTACTTCGCCAAGCGGCTTACAGAGACCCTGGGTGGAGCGAAGATCTACCTGAAGCGAGAAGACCTGCTGCACACCGGCGCGCACAAGATCAACAACGCGCTCGGCCAGGCCCTGTTGGCGCGGCGCATGGGCAAGCAGCGCATCATCGCCGAGACCGGCGCGGGCCAGCACGGCGTCGCCACAGCTACGGTGTGCGCGCTCTTCGGCCTGGAGTGCGTCGTCTACATGGGCGAGGAAGACATGCGGAGACAGGAGCTGAACGTCTTCCGCATGCGGCTGCTGGGCGCGGAGGTGCGCGGCGTGGCCTCGGGCTCGGCGACGCTGAAGGACGCGATCAACGAGGCCATGCGCGACTGGGTTACAAATGTGCGGACGACGTTCTACATCCTCGGCTCGGCACTGGGCTCGCACCCTTATCCGACGATGGTGCGCGACTTCCATCGCGTCATCAGCAAGGAGAGCAAGCGGCAGATTCTGGAGCACGAAGGCCGTCTGCCGGATGCTATCGTCGCCTGCGTCGGCGGCGGCTCGAACGCGATCGGAGCGTTCTACGAGTACATCCCGGAGCCGAACGTTGCGCTGATCGGCGTAGAGGCGGGTGGACGCGGCACCGCACTCGGCGAGCATGCGGCACGCTTCCAGAAGATCGGCGGCGGCATCCCCGGCGTACTGCAGGGCACCTACAGCTATGTGCTGCAGGACGACGCCGGCCAGGTTGCGACGACGCACTCGGTGTCGGCAGGCCTGGACTACGCCAGCGTCGGCCCGGAGCACGCGATGCTGCATGACTCGGGCCGCGCGACTTACACCAGCGCTACTGATGCCGAAGCCTTGAACGCGGTGAGTGTACTGAGCCGCACGGAGGGAATCATCCCCGCACTGGAGTCGGCTCATGCTGTGGCCGAGGCCATCAAGCTTGCGCCGAAGATGGGCAAGGACAAGATCCTGATGGTGAATGTGAGCGGTCGTGGAGACAAGGATATTGGGATCATGACGCGCGAGATGAACTTGAGCGGCGCTACGGCGCAGAAGGTGAGCGCGTAG
- the trpC gene encoding indole-3-glycerol phosphate synthase TrpC, whose protein sequence is MEEMAISTERTMYLPEILAHTRTVVAERKASADLHALEQAASAHTPRGFAKALRAKAQSGPAIIAELKKASPSKGLIRADFDAAILAPQLEAGGAAVLSVLTDEKFFQGSLENLRRASAAVKIPCLRKDFMVDEFQILEARANAADAILLIVAALTDTELRTLRDSAKQHGLDVLCEVHDREELDRALALDCECVGVNSRDLRTFEVSLDRACELATHLPASAVRVAESGIHTVADMQRLRAAGYEAFLIGESLMRKPNPGEALVHLLEG, encoded by the coding sequence ATGGAAGAGATGGCTATCTCTACAGAACGCACGATGTATCTCCCCGAAATCCTCGCGCACACGCGCACTGTTGTTGCCGAACGCAAAGCCTCCGCTGATCTGCACGCGTTGGAGCAGGCGGCGAGCGCCCACACCCCACGTGGCTTTGCGAAGGCCCTGCGGGCGAAGGCGCAGAGCGGGCCGGCGATCATTGCGGAGTTGAAGAAGGCTTCGCCGTCGAAGGGCCTGATCCGCGCGGACTTTGACGCGGCGATTCTTGCGCCCCAGTTGGAAGCCGGCGGTGCGGCGGTGCTCTCGGTGCTGACGGATGAAAAGTTCTTCCAGGGCTCGCTCGAAAACCTGCGCCGGGCTTCGGCGGCGGTGAAGATCCCGTGCCTGCGTAAAGACTTCATGGTCGACGAGTTCCAGATCCTCGAAGCCCGCGCGAACGCCGCTGATGCGATCCTGCTGATCGTTGCCGCGCTTACAGATACCGAACTCCGTACGCTTCGCGACTCCGCAAAACAACATGGGCTTGACGTGCTGTGCGAGGTCCACGATCGCGAAGAACTGGATCGTGCCCTGGCGCTCGATTGCGAGTGTGTCGGCGTGAACAGCCGCGATCTGCGCACCTTTGAGGTCTCGCTCGACCGCGCCTGCGAGCTGGCGACGCATCTTCCTGCAAGCGCCGTGCGCGTAGCCGAAAGCGGGATTCATACCGTGGCCGATATGCAGCGCCTGCGCGCGGCGGGCTATGAAGCCTTCCTGATCGGCGAGTCGCTGATGCGGAAGCCGAATCCTGGTGAAGCGCTTGTGCATCTGCTGGAGGGCTAA
- a CDS encoding Nramp family divalent metal transporter translates to MPESHANPSGSSENISFAVDIAVQDAALSPASVAAMTPGGKGRNSFRSNQIWSYFGPAFVASVAYIDPGNFATNILGGSQFGYRLLWVLLWSNIMAILIQYLSAKLGIVTGLTLPQNCRKHFGKSTSILLWFCAEISAVATDLAEFLGAALGLDLLIGPALQAHGFSPTGSLFVAAAAATVAVFGILALDLAGFQWLERGIMAFVGVIGLCYGFEVFLVHPDWHRAFVATILPSFDPHAVRGSVYAAVGMLGATVMPHVIYLHSALVQPRLNELAPPSGEPKPGILRQYLRFELIDVFVAMNGAWLINSAMIVMAAVALFHGPSASPTIQDAYHTLGPLLGSAAATVFAVALLCSGLSSSTVGVMAGQVIIEGFLDIKFPIFLRRFITVVPALIVIGVGWDPLKILIGSQVLLSFTLPAALIPLLLLTNREKVMGDFKSAFRMRLAGWTVATIILALNVVLLVQLAMG, encoded by the coding sequence ATGCCTGAATCGCATGCCAATCCGTCCGGTAGCAGCGAAAACATATCGTTTGCCGTCGATATAGCGGTTCAGGACGCCGCGCTTTCACCAGCCTCTGTGGCTGCGATGACACCCGGTGGCAAGGGCCGCAACTCCTTTCGCAGCAACCAGATATGGAGCTACTTCGGCCCGGCGTTCGTGGCGTCGGTGGCCTACATCGATCCCGGCAACTTTGCCACCAACATCCTTGGAGGCAGCCAGTTCGGCTACCGGCTGCTGTGGGTGCTGCTGTGGTCGAACATCATGGCCATTCTCATCCAGTACCTGTCGGCGAAGCTCGGCATCGTGACCGGGCTGACTCTGCCGCAGAACTGCCGCAAGCACTTTGGCAAGAGCACCAGCATCCTCCTGTGGTTCTGTGCGGAGATCTCTGCCGTCGCGACCGATCTGGCGGAGTTTCTCGGTGCCGCGCTGGGCCTCGATCTGCTGATCGGCCCTGCGCTGCAGGCACATGGCTTCTCGCCTACGGGCTCGCTATTCGTTGCGGCAGCTGCGGCGACGGTGGCGGTGTTTGGGATCCTCGCTCTCGACCTAGCCGGGTTTCAGTGGCTGGAGCGTGGCATCATGGCCTTCGTCGGCGTTATCGGCCTGTGCTACGGCTTCGAGGTCTTCCTCGTGCATCCCGACTGGCATCGCGCGTTTGTAGCGACGATCCTGCCATCCTTCGATCCTCATGCTGTAAGGGGGTCGGTCTATGCGGCGGTGGGCATGCTGGGCGCTACCGTGATGCCGCATGTGATCTATCTGCACTCGGCGCTGGTGCAGCCCCGGTTGAACGAACTCGCGCCGCCCTCCGGCGAACCGAAGCCCGGCATCCTCCGGCAGTACCTGCGCTTTGAGCTGATCGATGTATTCGTGGCGATGAACGGGGCCTGGCTCATCAATTCGGCGATGATCGTCATGGCGGCGGTGGCGCTCTTCCACGGACCGAGTGCGTCGCCGACGATTCAGGATGCGTATCACACGCTTGGGCCGCTGCTGGGTTCGGCGGCGGCGACCGTCTTCGCGGTGGCGCTGCTGTGCTCTGGGCTTTCGAGTTCTACAGTCGGTGTCATGGCCGGTCAGGTGATTATTGAGGGTTTCCTCGATATCAAGTTCCCGATCTTCCTGCGCCGCTTCATTACGGTCGTTCCGGCATTGATCGTGATTGGTGTTGGATGGGATCCCTTGAAGATTCTGATCGGTTCCCAGGTGCTGCTGAGCTTTACACTGCCGGCGGCACTGATTCCGCTCTTGCTCCTAACCAATCGCGAAAAGGTGATGGGCGACTTCAAGAGCGCGTTCCGCATGCGTCTGGCCGGCTGGACTGTGGCGACGATCATCCTTGCGCTCAACGTCGTGCTGTTGGTGCAGTTGGCGATGGGGTAG
- the acnA gene encoding aconitate hydratase, which translates to MPNATHPNSFNAAATLTSGSQKVNYFRLNALTDTNLTHLPFSLRILLENLLRCEDGKTVTADDIRFLADWDPKAEPSREIAYMPARVLMQDFTGVPAIVDLAAMRDAMKQLGGNPEKINPLQPAELVIDHSVQVDEYGTANAYDLNAALEFTRNRERYAFLKWGQTAFRNFSAVPPGMGICHQVNLEYLARVVFTTQPDADGNITAYPDTLVGTDSHTTMVNGLGVLGWGVGGIEAEAAMLGQPVSMLVPQVVGFKLTGKLKEGATATDLVLTVTEMLRKLGVVGKFVEFYGPGISELPLADRATIANMAPEYGATCGIFPVDAETLKYLRLTGRSEEHIALTEAYFREQGLFHTPDAPEAHYSVTISLDLATVEPSVAGPKRPQDRVLLSQTPASFAQQLPALQGPNANKATIRQMVRWEGEGGLASASGDLTSSVGASAPTVPEAVAVLTTTHDEPATPGGAVSVTETAHSVEARFGVNPDKYLVDGSIVIAAITSCTNTSNPYVMMAAGLLAKKAVEAGLSTPPWVKTSLAPGSRVVTDYYTRAGLLQYLDALRFQVVGYGCTTCIGNSGPLPTDVSKAIEEHGLVAVSVLSGNRNFEGRISPEVRANYLMSPPLVVAYALAGHISHDFEKDALGKGKDGEPVYLRDIWPSQKEVADTVASCIDSTMFRTQYATVADGDANWQNLKFPSGDTYGWEPDSTYIRKAPYFDGMPATPAPVDDISDARVLAVLGDSVTTDHISPAGSIKLNGPAGKYLTEHGVKPSDFNSYGSRRGNHEVMVRGTFANVRLRNKLAPGTEGGVTRLLPEGTGMSIYDASVEYAKRATPLAILAGKEYGSGSSRDWAAKGPRLLGIRFVIAESYERIHRSNLVGMGILPLQFQEGDNTEGLGLTGEEIFTLGTQPGELKAMLDSKFAQGKKLSVIATDAKGTKSQFSVTVRIDTPQEILYYQHGGILQYVLRQLAGKA; encoded by the coding sequence ATGCCGAACGCCACCCACCCCAACAGCTTCAACGCCGCCGCCACCCTCACCTCCGGCTCGCAGAAGGTTAACTACTTCCGCCTGAATGCCTTGACCGACACGAACCTCACGCACCTGCCGTTCTCCCTGCGCATCCTGCTTGAGAATCTGCTTCGCTGCGAAGACGGCAAGACCGTCACGGCGGACGACATCCGCTTCCTCGCCGACTGGGACCCGAAGGCTGAGCCCTCGCGCGAGATCGCCTACATGCCGGCCCGCGTGCTGATGCAGGACTTTACCGGCGTGCCCGCCATCGTCGACCTCGCTGCGATGCGCGACGCCATGAAGCAGCTCGGCGGCAATCCGGAGAAGATCAATCCGCTGCAGCCGGCGGAACTGGTCATCGACCATAGCGTGCAGGTGGACGAGTACGGTACGGCCAACGCCTATGACCTGAACGCGGCGCTGGAGTTCACGCGCAACCGCGAGCGCTACGCCTTCCTGAAATGGGGCCAGACGGCCTTCCGCAACTTCTCCGCCGTGCCGCCGGGCATGGGCATCTGTCACCAGGTCAACCTGGAGTATCTCGCCCGCGTGGTCTTCACCACACAGCCCGACGCGGACGGCAACATTACGGCTTACCCCGATACGCTCGTCGGCACCGACTCACACACGACCATGGTGAATGGCCTGGGCGTGCTGGGCTGGGGTGTTGGCGGCATCGAGGCCGAGGCGGCGATGCTGGGCCAGCCGGTGTCGATGCTCGTGCCGCAGGTCGTCGGGTTCAAGCTGACGGGCAAGCTGAAGGAGGGCGCGACTGCGACCGACCTCGTGCTGACCGTCACCGAGATGCTGCGCAAGCTCGGTGTGGTGGGCAAGTTCGTCGAGTTCTACGGCCCCGGCATCAGCGAGCTTCCGCTGGCTGACCGTGCGACGATCGCGAATATGGCTCCCGAGTACGGCGCGACCTGCGGCATCTTCCCGGTCGACGCCGAGACGCTGAAGTACCTGCGCCTGACGGGCCGCAGCGAAGAGCACATCGCACTGACCGAAGCCTACTTCCGCGAGCAGGGCCTCTTCCACACTCCGGATGCACCCGAGGCGCACTACTCCGTGACGATCTCGCTGGACCTTGCGACGGTCGAGCCCAGCGTTGCCGGACCGAAGCGTCCGCAGGACCGCGTGCTGCTCTCGCAGACGCCCGCAAGCTTCGCTCAGCAGTTGCCGGCGCTGCAAGGGCCGAACGCCAACAAGGCTACGATCCGCCAGATGGTGCGCTGGGAAGGTGAGGGTGGTCTGGCCTCGGCCAGCGGCGACCTGACGAGCTCTGTGGGTGCCTCTGCACCGACGGTGCCGGAGGCGGTTGCTGTGCTGACGACGACGCATGATGAGCCGGCGACTCCCGGCGGTGCGGTCTCCGTCACCGAGACTGCGCACTCCGTCGAGGCACGGTTCGGCGTCAATCCTGACAAGTATCTTGTTGATGGCTCCATCGTCATCGCCGCGATTACGAGCTGCACGAACACGAGCAATCCCTATGTGATGATGGCTGCCGGCCTGCTGGCGAAGAAGGCTGTCGAGGCTGGTCTCAGCACTCCGCCGTGGGTGAAGACCTCGCTCGCGCCGGGTTCGCGCGTGGTGACGGACTACTACACGCGCGCCGGGCTGCTGCAGTATCTCGATGCGCTGCGCTTCCAGGTCGTCGGCTATGGCTGCACGACGTGCATCGGCAACTCCGGTCCGCTGCCGACGGATGTGTCGAAGGCCATCGAAGAGCATGGCCTGGTGGCGGTATCGGTGCTCTCGGGCAATCGCAATTTTGAGGGCCGCATCTCGCCGGAGGTTCGCGCGAACTACCTGATGAGCCCTCCGCTGGTGGTGGCGTACGCGCTTGCCGGGCACATCTCACACGACTTCGAGAAGGACGCGCTGGGCAAGGGCAAGGATGGCGAACCGGTCTATCTGCGCGACATCTGGCCGTCGCAGAAGGAGGTCGCCGATACGGTGGCAAGCTGCATCGACTCGACGATGTTCCGCACGCAGTATGCGACCGTTGCGGATGGCGATGCCAACTGGCAGAACCTGAAGTTCCCCTCTGGCGATACCTATGGCTGGGAGCCCGATTCCACCTACATCCGCAAGGCTCCGTACTTCGACGGCATGCCTGCAACGCCTGCGCCGGTGGACGACATCTCCGACGCGCGCGTGCTCGCGGTGCTGGGCGATTCGGTGACGACGGACCACATCTCGCCCGCCGGTTCGATCAAGCTGAACGGCCCGGCAGGGAAGTACCTGACCGAGCATGGGGTGAAGCCTTCGGACTTCAACTCCTACGGCTCGCGGCGCGGCAACCACGAGGTGATGGTGCGTGGAACGTTCGCCAACGTCCGCCTGCGCAACAAGCTCGCTCCGGGCACGGAGGGCGGCGTCACGCGACTGCTGCCTGAGGGCACGGGCATGAGCATCTATGATGCCTCGGTGGAGTACGCTAAGCGTGCTACACCGCTGGCGATTCTGGCGGGCAAGGAGTATGGTTCGGGGTCGTCGCGCGACTGGGCGGCCAAGGGCCCGCGTTTGTTGGGGATTCGCTTCGTTATCGCGGAGAGCTACGAGCGCATTCACCGCTCCAACCTGGTGGGCATGGGCATTCTGCCGCTGCAGTTCCAGGAGGGAGACAACACGGAAGGCCTCGGCTTGACGGGAGAAGAGATCTTCACGCTGGGTACGCAGCCCGGCGAGTTGAAGGCGATGCTCGACTCGAAGTTTGCCCAGGGCAAGAAGCTGTCCGTCATTGCAACAGATGCCAAGGGAACGAAGAGCCAGTTCTCCGTCACCGTGCGCATCGATACGCCGCAGGAGATCCTCTACTACCAACACGGGGGAATCTTGCAGTATGTGCTGCGGCAGTTGGCAGGGAAGGCGTAA
- a CDS encoding glycosyltransferase family protein yields the protein MSFRAPRVIFWAGFALRMACILIGRTYRIHLTGDHFDYGFEAGRIARSLVQGHGYGNPFNGFSGPTAWLPPLFPLLMALGFKLFGVYTNGAAIFIMACDSLFSAAVAPAIYEIAARCFDAHGLARRASEKAAPVALWSAWLWAVYPAALQFAIHWLWEMSLTACLFTWAFVFALRLRHIGEPEASKPSRDLGLWAIFGLLWGLVTLSNSSLLLVLPAWILWILWPSKTLRTFSPKAAGAVLACVVFATTLAPWIIRNEHTLHAFIPTRDNFGVELFRSVEPGNGSLPWGTAMPLWPGDPEFQRFVRMGEVAYGQAKGEEAKALIRAYPGEFVRRIRDRMIFFWDGTPHSPEGHPLLEYLRLLSYSFLGTCGLLGLLLALKRRASGAWPMALAFLLVPLPYYFVTMQARFRHPLEPLIAVLAVYLFRSTQPRAELQRKAAR from the coding sequence GTGAGTTTCCGCGCCCCCCGGGTCATCTTCTGGGCCGGTTTCGCGCTTCGGATGGCCTGCATCCTCATCGGCCGCACCTATCGGATCCATCTTACCGGCGACCACTTCGACTACGGCTTCGAGGCCGGACGCATCGCCCGCTCCCTCGTGCAGGGCCACGGCTACGGCAATCCTTTCAACGGCTTCTCCGGCCCCACGGCCTGGCTCCCTCCCCTCTTTCCGCTGCTGATGGCGCTGGGTTTCAAGCTCTTCGGCGTCTACACGAACGGCGCGGCCATCTTCATCATGGCGTGCGACAGCCTCTTCTCCGCCGCCGTAGCGCCGGCCATCTACGAGATCGCCGCGCGCTGCTTCGACGCCCACGGCCTCGCCCGACGCGCCTCCGAAAAAGCCGCCCCCGTAGCACTCTGGTCGGCGTGGCTCTGGGCCGTGTATCCGGCCGCTCTGCAGTTCGCCATCCACTGGCTTTGGGAGATGTCGCTCACCGCCTGCCTCTTCACCTGGGCCTTCGTCTTCGCGTTGCGCCTGCGGCACATCGGCGAGCCGGAAGCATCAAAACCAAGCCGCGACCTGGGACTCTGGGCCATCTTTGGCCTGCTGTGGGGGCTCGTTACGCTCTCCAACTCCTCGCTGCTGCTCGTACTGCCCGCATGGATTCTCTGGATCCTGTGGCCGTCGAAGACCCTCCGTACTTTCAGCCCCAAAGCTGCCGGTGCCGTTCTTGCCTGCGTTGTCTTCGCTACCACGCTTGCCCCCTGGATCATCCGCAACGAGCACACGCTGCACGCCTTCATCCCCACGCGCGACAACTTCGGAGTCGAGCTCTTCAGGTCGGTAGAGCCTGGAAACGGCTCCCTCCCCTGGGGCACAGCCATGCCGCTCTGGCCCGGCGATCCCGAGTTCCAACGCTTCGTCCGGATGGGCGAAGTGGCCTATGGGCAGGCTAAGGGAGAAGAAGCCAAAGCTCTCATTCGCGCGTATCCGGGGGAGTTCGTGCGCCGGATTCGCGACCGCATGATCTTCTTCTGGGACGGCACACCGCACTCCCCCGAGGGCCATCCGCTGCTCGAGTACCTGCGGCTGTTGAGCTACAGCTTTCTCGGCACCTGCGGCCTGCTCGGCCTGCTCCTTGCCCTGAAACGGCGTGCGTCCGGCGCGTGGCCCATGGCGCTGGCCTTTTTGCTCGTCCCGCTGCCATACTATTTCGTGACCATGCAGGCACGATTTCGGCATCCCCTGGAGCCGCTGATCGCGGTGCTGGCGGTCTATCTTTTTCGGTCGACGCAACCGCGTGCCGAGTTGCAACGGAAGGCGGCGCGGTGA